The Candidatus Koribacter versatilis Ellin345 genome has a segment encoding these proteins:
- a CDS encoding ATP synthase F0 subunit C produces the protein MRKTLFVLFMLLMLFAMPALAQTPGGDAAAAAKGWAVPIAAGIGFGIAVGLAALGQGRVAASACESMARNPAGRAGIQLFLIFGLAFIESLVLFAFVIVFIKVV, from the coding sequence ATGCGTAAGACTCTGTTCGTACTCTTCATGCTGCTCATGTTGTTTGCGATGCCGGCACTGGCGCAAACCCCGGGTGGCGACGCTGCTGCAGCCGCTAAAGGCTGGGCCGTTCCTATCGCAGCCGGTATCGGATTCGGCATCGCTGTCGGTCTGGCCGCACTCGGCCAGGGCCGTGTTGCTGCCTCGGCTTGCGAATCGATGGCGCGTAACCCAGCGGGCCGAGCCGGAATTCAGCTGTTCCTGATTTTCGGTCTCGCGTTCATCGAATCGCTGGTACTGTTCGCGTTCGTGATCGTGTTTATTAAAGTTGTTTAG
- a CDS encoding alpha/beta fold hydrolase — translation MRDFRISAHQSASMLPSAVYWRIVALCVALFVLIACTCEGLAQSTPPPSGSKAPVKNIVLVHGAWADGSGWKGVYDILVKDGYHVSIVQEPETSFQDDVATTKRVLALQDGPCILVAHSYGGAVITEAGNDPAVAGLVYIAAHMPDASENEADDGKRFPSDLSKSNAIKKTADGFTYLDPAQLHEYFAADLSAEQAAFLASSQVWNKAENFRAVISQAAWRTKPSWALVAASDRTINPNLERWYAERAHSHKIEVAGASHVVYISHPKEVAALIEQAASSTK, via the coding sequence ATGCGAGACTTTCGCATTTCTGCGCACCAGTCTGCTTCCATGTTGCCGTCTGCCGTGTATTGGCGAATCGTCGCGCTATGCGTGGCCTTGTTCGTCCTGATCGCGTGTACCTGCGAGGGGCTCGCTCAATCGACGCCTCCGCCAAGCGGTTCGAAGGCACCCGTCAAAAACATTGTGCTTGTCCATGGTGCTTGGGCCGACGGCTCAGGGTGGAAGGGCGTGTACGACATCCTCGTTAAAGACGGCTACCACGTAAGCATCGTGCAGGAGCCAGAAACATCGTTTCAAGATGACGTTGCCACGACGAAGCGCGTGCTCGCGTTGCAGGATGGCCCGTGCATTCTCGTCGCGCACAGCTACGGCGGAGCCGTGATCACCGAAGCCGGCAATGATCCGGCGGTTGCGGGGCTCGTGTATATCGCCGCGCACATGCCAGACGCAAGCGAGAACGAGGCCGACGATGGCAAGCGCTTCCCCAGCGATCTGAGCAAGTCCAACGCGATCAAGAAGACCGCCGATGGCTTTACCTACCTCGATCCCGCGCAACTGCACGAGTACTTCGCGGCCGACTTGTCAGCCGAGCAAGCAGCATTCCTCGCGAGTTCCCAGGTCTGGAACAAGGCCGAGAACTTCCGCGCGGTGATTTCCCAAGCGGCCTGGCGAACCAAGCCAAGCTGGGCGCTGGTTGCGGCGAGCGACCGCACAATCAATCCCAACCTCGAGCGTTGGTACGCGGAACGCGCCCACAGTCACAAAATCGAAGTTGCGGGAGCGAGCCACGTTGTGTACATCTCTCATCCGAAAGAAGTGGCTGCGCTGATTGAACAGGCGGCCTCGTCAACCAAGTGA
- a CDS encoding NADH-quinone oxidoreductase subunit N: MSNFQFAIPTIDYIRILPEIVLAVFGIVVMMADALIPQNNSKKPLGYLSLIGVLVSLGAIACQARYPGMYDVNNGTGFWGMVHVDSFSLFFHVLIALITAAVLLVSFEYMDVQRMRSGEYYAIILFSALGMMLMTSATELVLIFIALEISSIGSYVLAAMRRRVAESAESSLKYFLLGSFATAFFLYGVALIFGATGSTNVYTIAAALQNMHPLQPIIYLAVALMFIGLGFKVAAAPFHVWTPDVYEGAPSPIVALMSTGPKAAAFAVLLRVLFAMNAPGWFWIVWVSAALSMTIGNIGALVQSNVKRLLAYSSIAHAGYMLVAFAAAKDAGISAAIFYTATYAAMNVGAFAVVSHFANTGEKYVTLEDYAGLGRRSPLLAAILTVFLLSLIGIPVTGGFFAKFYVFTSALQSHLVWLTIIGVINSAVGAYYYLRIIVYMYMRDEREEVPVARMPFGLALALAMCLMFTIYLGVLPTQFINYALKSAQDLVR; the protein is encoded by the coding sequence ATGAGTAACTTCCAATTCGCCATCCCGACGATTGACTACATCCGTATTCTGCCGGAGATAGTCCTGGCCGTGTTCGGCATTGTCGTCATGATGGCGGACGCACTTATCCCGCAAAACAATTCAAAGAAGCCACTCGGCTATCTCTCGCTCATCGGCGTGCTGGTTTCGCTCGGCGCGATCGCGTGCCAGGCCCGCTATCCCGGGATGTACGACGTAAACAACGGCACCGGCTTCTGGGGCATGGTGCATGTGGATAGCTTCAGCCTGTTCTTCCATGTCCTCATCGCCCTGATTACCGCCGCCGTGCTGCTGGTTTCGTTCGAATACATGGACGTGCAGCGCATGCGTTCGGGTGAGTACTACGCGATCATCCTGTTCTCGGCGCTGGGGATGATGTTGATGACCTCGGCGACCGAACTGGTGCTGATCTTCATCGCCCTTGAAATTTCTTCGATCGGAAGCTACGTGCTGGCGGCGATGCGCCGCCGTGTGGCCGAGTCCGCCGAGTCGTCTTTGAAGTACTTCCTGCTCGGCTCCTTCGCGACCGCGTTTTTCCTGTACGGCGTGGCTCTCATCTTCGGCGCCACCGGCTCGACCAACGTCTACACGATTGCGGCCGCACTCCAGAACATGCACCCGCTGCAGCCGATCATCTACCTCGCTGTGGCGCTGATGTTCATTGGCCTCGGCTTCAAGGTGGCTGCCGCTCCGTTCCACGTCTGGACGCCCGACGTTTACGAAGGCGCACCGTCGCCCATCGTGGCGTTGATGTCCACCGGCCCCAAGGCTGCCGCGTTCGCTGTGCTGCTCCGCGTACTCTTTGCGATGAACGCTCCGGGCTGGTTCTGGATCGTGTGGGTCTCCGCTGCGCTCTCCATGACGATAGGCAACATCGGCGCACTGGTGCAATCGAACGTGAAGCGCCTGCTGGCGTATTCGTCGATTGCGCATGCCGGATATATGCTGGTCGCCTTCGCAGCCGCGAAAGACGCCGGCATTTCCGCCGCGATCTTCTACACCGCGACCTATGCGGCGATGAACGTCGGCGCCTTCGCGGTCGTCAGCCACTTCGCCAACACGGGCGAAAAGTACGTCACTCTCGAGGACTACGCCGGCCTTGGACGACGTTCCCCGCTGCTCGCCGCGATCCTCACGGTCTTCCTGCTCTCGCTGATCGGCATTCCGGTCACGGGCGGCTTCTTCGCCAAGTTCTACGTCTTCACCAGCGCGTTGCAATCGCACCTGGTATGGCTGACCATCATCGGCGTCATCAACAGCGCGGTCGGCGCCTATTACTACCTCCGCATCATCGTCTACATGTATATGCGCGACGAGCGAGAGGAAGTGCCGGTGGCGCGCATGCCGTTCGGTCTCGCCCTGGCCCTCGCAATGTGCCTTATGTTCACCATCTACCTGGGCGTGCTGCCAACTCAGTTCATCAACTACGCGTTGAAGTCGGCACAGGACTTGGTGAGGTAG
- a CDS encoding complex I subunit 4 family protein, with protein MNHLVDLANDHILTLVTFLPGLGAVLLLFFPRRDRDIRWFALLISLLTFIASLHLPWHFDYSKGGFQYELNVPWITTPNIHYHLGADGISIWLVVLTTFLVPLSVLISWTSIKERVKEFFILMLILETAMLGVFVSLDLFQFYFFWEATLIPMALLIGIYGHERRIYAAVKFFMYTMVASVFMLAAMLWLYSKTGSFDFVEIQQAIQLGNVSGFSHAQQWLFLGFFIAFAVKVPLFPFHTWLPDAHVEAPTAGSVLLAGVLLKMGTYGLLRFNLGLFPEAARRNAPWIIALAIIGIIYGALVALVQPNMKKLVAYSSVSHLGFCVLGIFSFTAMGVSGSVYQMLNHGVSTGGLFMLLGMIYERRHTYEIKQYGGLATPMPVFATFFLVITLASAGLPLLNGFVGEFLVLSGAFQAKMIYGILAASGVIWGAWYLLWLYQKTFYGDVTVEANNNLSDLNARERLSLWPIAVMSLVMGVVPMIFLRQINPAVQAALSGVNGGVQAAVPTAHHFLQVVAQVIGR; from the coding sequence ATGAACCACTTAGTCGATCTCGCCAACGATCACATCCTGACACTGGTCACGTTCCTTCCGGGCCTCGGTGCGGTGCTGCTCCTGTTTTTCCCGCGCCGCGATCGCGACATCCGGTGGTTCGCACTGCTGATCTCCCTGCTCACGTTCATTGCATCGCTGCACCTGCCTTGGCACTTCGATTACTCCAAGGGCGGCTTCCAGTACGAGCTGAACGTACCGTGGATCACCACGCCGAACATCCACTATCACCTCGGCGCCGACGGCATTTCGATCTGGCTGGTAGTGCTGACCACGTTCCTCGTTCCGCTGAGCGTGCTCATCTCCTGGACTTCGATCAAGGAACGCGTGAAGGAATTCTTCATCCTCATGCTCATCCTTGAGACGGCGATGCTCGGCGTCTTCGTCTCGCTCGATCTCTTCCAGTTCTACTTCTTCTGGGAAGCCACGCTGATCCCGATGGCGCTGCTCATCGGCATTTACGGCCATGAGCGCCGCATCTACGCCGCGGTGAAGTTCTTCATGTACACCATGGTCGCGTCGGTGTTCATGCTGGCCGCGATGCTCTGGCTGTATTCGAAGACTGGCTCATTCGACTTCGTTGAAATCCAGCAGGCGATCCAACTCGGAAACGTCTCTGGCTTCTCGCACGCGCAGCAGTGGCTCTTCCTCGGCTTCTTCATCGCCTTCGCGGTGAAAGTCCCACTCTTTCCGTTCCATACATGGCTGCCCGACGCGCACGTAGAAGCACCGACCGCGGGTTCCGTGCTGCTCGCCGGCGTGCTCCTCAAGATGGGCACCTACGGCCTGCTGCGCTTTAACCTCGGGCTGTTCCCGGAAGCAGCGCGGCGCAACGCACCCTGGATCATCGCGCTGGCAATCATTGGGATCATCTACGGCGCGCTTGTCGCCCTCGTCCAGCCAAACATGAAGAAGCTGGTCGCCTACTCGTCGGTGAGCCACCTTGGCTTCTGCGTGTTGGGCATCTTCAGCTTCACCGCCATGGGCGTGAGCGGTTCGGTGTACCAGATGCTGAACCACGGCGTCTCGACCGGCGGCCTGTTCATGCTGCTGGGCATGATTTACGAACGCCGCCACACTTACGAGATCAAGCAGTACGGCGGCCTCGCCACGCCGATGCCGGTGTTCGCCACCTTCTTCCTGGTGATCACGCTGGCCTCCGCCGGACTGCCGCTGCTCAACGGCTTCGTGGGCGAGTTCCTCGTCCTGAGCGGCGCCTTCCAGGCGAAGATGATCTACGGCATCCTCGCAGCCTCGGGCGTAATCTGGGGCGCGTGGTACCTGCTCTGGCTCTACCAGAAGACGTTCTACGGCGACGTGACGGTCGAGGCGAACAACAACTTATCTGACCTCAACGCGCGCGAACGCCTCTCGTTGTGGCCGATCGCGGTGATGTCGCTGGTCATGGGCGTGGTCCCGATGATTTTCCTCCGCCAGATCAACCCGGCGGTCCAGGCTGCGCTCAGTGGGGTGAACGGCGGCGTGCAAGCCGCGGTGCCTACCGCGCACCACTTCCTACAAGTTGTTGCACAGGTGATCGGCCGATGA
- the nuoL gene encoding NADH-quinone oxidoreductase subunit L: MDQNLHLWIIPLLPLAGAAINGLLGKRFPNKLVATIALFFTAASFGYFCYVASQFVHLSQIPHVESYGTWIQVGSFKVEFGAYLDQLTLIMLGVVTGVGFLIHVYSAGYMEHEGGYYRFFAYLNLFMFFMLTLVLGSSYLLMFVGWEGVGLASYLLIGFFFRKHSAAQAGKKAFITNRVGDFGFLIGLFLIIQNWNTLQYTEVFKAASGYGVETHAGLFTAIGICLLIGACGKSAQIPLYVWLPDAMEGPTPVSALIHAATMVTAGVYMVTRSNAIFSRSPHALLLVACIGAATAIFAATIGITQTDIKRVLAYSTISQLGYMFLACGVGAYASGVFHLMTHAFFKALLFLAAGSVIHAVGGEQDMRNMGGLRKYIPWTFWVMTIATFTIAGFPPLAAFFSKDEILWKVWSSESLRPVVGEGFNKFLWAVGLITAGVTSFYMFRQWFMTFFGEYRGAKTEASHGHAPAHGAHDDHGHGEPHESPMIMIAPLVVLAILSFAGGWVGIHNKFDNFLSPVTKLQMANAPSAEESATPHEEHGEEGGDKTELMLMIASVGMAVVGFGAAWYLYKAHPEKPGEMAKAAGGLYTMVLNKYYVDEFYGATIVKPILLFSTSVLWRGIDVAVIDGLLNGSAAGAQETSQGVRRMQSGNIRSYAGWVAVGAAVVIGYMMYVGVGR; the protein is encoded by the coding sequence ATGGATCAGAACTTACATCTGTGGATCATTCCACTGCTGCCGCTGGCCGGGGCTGCGATCAATGGGCTGCTGGGTAAGCGCTTCCCGAACAAGCTGGTCGCGACCATCGCGCTCTTCTTTACCGCGGCTTCGTTCGGATACTTCTGCTACGTGGCCTCGCAGTTCGTGCACCTCTCGCAGATTCCGCACGTCGAAAGCTACGGCACGTGGATCCAGGTCGGCTCCTTTAAGGTTGAGTTCGGCGCGTACCTCGACCAGCTCACACTGATCATGCTGGGCGTGGTCACCGGCGTCGGCTTCCTCATCCACGTTTATTCCGCGGGATACATGGAGCACGAGGGCGGCTACTACCGCTTCTTCGCCTACCTCAACCTCTTTATGTTCTTCATGCTCACCTTGGTCCTGGGCAGCAGCTACCTGCTGATGTTCGTGGGGTGGGAGGGCGTGGGCCTCGCGTCCTATCTTCTGATCGGCTTCTTCTTCCGCAAGCACTCCGCGGCGCAGGCCGGAAAGAAAGCATTCATCACCAACCGCGTCGGCGATTTCGGGTTCTTGATCGGGTTGTTCCTGATCATCCAGAACTGGAACACTCTGCAATACACCGAAGTATTCAAAGCTGCGTCAGGCTACGGCGTTGAGACGCACGCCGGATTGTTCACGGCGATTGGCATCTGCCTGCTGATTGGCGCCTGCGGTAAGTCGGCGCAGATTCCGCTCTACGTCTGGCTGCCGGACGCCATGGAAGGCCCGACACCGGTCAGCGCACTGATCCACGCGGCGACGATGGTCACCGCCGGCGTTTACATGGTCACGCGCTCGAATGCGATCTTCAGCCGATCGCCGCACGCTCTACTATTGGTCGCATGCATCGGCGCAGCGACGGCAATCTTTGCCGCGACCATCGGCATCACTCAGACTGACATCAAGCGCGTCCTCGCCTACTCCACGATCTCGCAGCTTGGCTACATGTTCCTGGCTTGCGGCGTCGGCGCATACGCATCCGGCGTCTTCCACCTCATGACCCACGCCTTTTTCAAGGCGCTGCTCTTCCTCGCGGCTGGCTCCGTGATTCACGCCGTCGGTGGCGAGCAGGATATGCGCAACATGGGGGGACTGCGAAAGTACATTCCCTGGACCTTCTGGGTGATGACGATCGCCACCTTCACCATCGCGGGTTTCCCGCCGCTCGCAGCTTTCTTCTCCAAGGATGAAATCCTCTGGAAGGTGTGGTCGAGCGAGTCCCTGCGGCCCGTCGTGGGCGAGGGCTTCAACAAGTTCCTCTGGGCTGTGGGCTTGATCACCGCTGGTGTGACCTCGTTCTACATGTTCCGCCAGTGGTTTATGACGTTCTTCGGTGAGTATCGCGGAGCAAAGACCGAGGCATCTCATGGCCATGCGCCCGCACATGGCGCACACGATGATCACGGCCACGGAGAGCCGCATGAGTCGCCGATGATCATGATTGCGCCTTTGGTCGTTCTGGCGATTCTCAGCTTCGCCGGCGGCTGGGTCGGCATCCACAACAAGTTCGATAACTTCCTCTCGCCGGTGACCAAGCTGCAAATGGCAAATGCGCCCTCGGCGGAGGAATCCGCAACGCCGCATGAAGAGCATGGCGAAGAAGGCGGAGACAAAACCGAACTGATGCTGATGATCGCGTCAGTTGGCATGGCTGTCGTCGGTTTCGGGGCCGCCTGGTACCTCTACAAAGCGCATCCAGAGAAGCCAGGCGAGATGGCCAAAGCTGCTGGCGGCCTCTACACCATGGTCCTCAACAAGTACTACGTGGACGAATTTTATGGAGCGACGATCGTGAAACCGATCCTGCTCTTCTCCACCAGCGTGCTCTGGCGCGGCATTGACGTCGCCGTGATTGACGGCCTGCTGAACGGCAGCGCCGCCGGAGCGCAGGAAACTTCGCAAGGCGTTAGACGAATGCAATCGGGCAATATCAGAAGTTACGCCGGGTGGGTCGCCGTGGGTGCGGCCGTCGTCATCGGCTACATGATGTACGTGGGGGTGGGACGATGA
- the nuoK gene encoding NADH-quinone oxidoreductase subunit NuoK, producing MSSTIPLAWYLMLSAFLFICGVIGFMIKRNIITIFMCIELMLNAVNLTFVAYATELRSLSGHIFVFFVMVVAAAESAVGLGIIIAVFRSRETLNVDRVNLLKL from the coding sequence ATGAGCAGCACGATTCCTCTCGCCTGGTACCTGATGCTGAGCGCCTTCCTTTTCATCTGCGGCGTCATCGGGTTCATGATCAAGCGCAACATCATCACCATCTTCATGTGCATCGAGCTCATGCTCAACGCCGTGAACCTGACCTTTGTTGCCTATGCGACCGAGCTGCGTTCCCTGAGCGGCCACATCTTTGTGTTCTTCGTAATGGTCGTCGCTGCCGCCGAATCCGCCGTTGGACTGGGTATCATCATCGCTGTCTTCCGCTCGCGCGAAACGTTGAACGTCGACCGAGTGAACCTGTTGAAGCTATAG
- a CDS encoding NADH-quinone oxidoreductase subunit J family protein encodes MLHEILFFFFAAGCVAGAINLLAQKHPINSALSLVVVMASLAGLFLLMGAEFVGAIQVIVYAGAIMVLFVFVIMLLNAGVEEHTKSSKIAIVLGVPAAAIVATLITWILLHNEQSFTKVSIGELHGTGKEIGMLLFGPYLLPFEVTSVLVLIGIMGAVVLARKEDV; translated from the coding sequence ATGCTGCACGAGATCCTATTCTTTTTCTTTGCTGCCGGATGCGTGGCCGGCGCCATCAACCTGCTGGCGCAGAAGCACCCCATTAACAGCGCCCTGTCGCTGGTGGTGGTCATGGCCTCGCTTGCCGGGCTCTTCCTGCTGATGGGCGCTGAGTTCGTCGGCGCCATCCAGGTAATCGTTTATGCCGGCGCCATCATGGTGCTCTTCGTCTTCGTCATCATGTTGTTGAACGCGGGCGTGGAGGAGCACACCAAGAGCAGCAAGATTGCCATCGTGCTAGGCGTTCCGGCTGCAGCCATCGTCGCAACGCTGATCACATGGATACTGCTGCATAACGAGCAGTCGTTCACCAAGGTCAGTATCGGCGAACTGCACGGCACGGGCAAGGAGATCGGCATGCTGCTCTTTGGGCCGTACCTGTTGCCGTTTGAAGTGACCAGCGTGCTCGTGCTCATCGGCATCATGGGCGCCGTGGTCCTGGCGCGAAAGGAGGATGTATGA
- the nuoH gene encoding NADH-quinone oxidoreductase subunit NuoH yields the protein MGSIALFLLVALIKVVLVIFVLLTAVAYTVWLERKVVGRMQNRWGPTRVGPFGLLQPLADGLKFILKEDLLPPHVNKPLYILAPMLAVAMALLSISIVPFGGTLTIGHITTPLQITGIMGANGQPVDINIGLLIILGVTSIGVYGIALAGWSSNSKYSLLGSLRASAQMVSYEVSLGLSLVGVLLLSGSFSLREIVRLQQGGFWNWNIFGGFQFIAFFIYLTSAYAETNRIPFDLPEAETELVAGYHTEYSSMKFAMFFMAEYANMVTVACIASILFLGGWSGPVPGFLPPILQSLVPVFWFCLRIFAFLFIYIWVRGTLPRFRYDQLMAFSWKFLLPLSIANIMVTALFVALK from the coding sequence ATGGGTTCTATCGCACTATTTTTACTCGTGGCACTGATCAAGGTCGTCCTGGTCATCTTCGTTCTATTGACGGCGGTGGCCTATACCGTTTGGCTCGAGCGCAAGGTTGTGGGCCGCATGCAGAACCGCTGGGGACCCACCCGCGTCGGCCCGTTCGGCCTGTTGCAGCCGCTGGCAGACGGACTCAAGTTCATCCTGAAGGAAGACCTGCTGCCGCCGCACGTCAACAAGCCGCTTTACATCCTGGCTCCGATGCTGGCAGTGGCGATGGCACTGCTCTCGATCTCGATAGTGCCCTTCGGCGGTACGCTGACCATCGGGCACATCACTACACCGCTGCAGATCACCGGTATCATGGGCGCCAACGGCCAACCGGTGGACATCAACATTGGGCTACTGATCATCCTCGGCGTTACGTCGATCGGCGTTTATGGCATCGCACTGGCGGGGTGGTCATCGAACAGCAAGTATTCCCTGCTCGGTAGCCTGCGCGCGTCGGCGCAGATGGTGAGCTACGAAGTTTCGCTCGGCCTGTCGCTGGTGGGCGTGCTGCTGCTCAGCGGTTCGTTCAGTTTGCGAGAGATCGTGAGGTTGCAGCAAGGCGGCTTCTGGAATTGGAACATCTTCGGCGGTTTCCAGTTCATCGCGTTCTTTATTTACCTGACCTCGGCTTACGCGGAAACGAACCGTATCCCGTTCGATCTTCCGGAAGCTGAAACCGAACTCGTTGCCGGGTATCACACGGAATATTCCTCGATGAAGTTCGCCATGTTCTTCATGGCCGAGTACGCGAACATGGTCACCGTCGCGTGCATCGCTTCGATCCTGTTCCTCGGTGGATGGAGTGGCCCGGTGCCGGGCTTCCTGCCGCCGATCCTGCAGTCGCTGGTGCCGGTGTTCTGGTTCTGCCTGCGGATTTTTGCGTTCCTGTTCATTTACATCTGGGTGCGCGGTACGCTGCCCCGTTTCCGTTACGACCAACTGATGGCGTTCAGCTGGAAGTTCCTGCTGCCGCTTTCGATTGCCAACATCATGGTGACGGCACTGTTCGTCGCGCTGAAGTAA
- the nuoG gene encoding NADH-quinone oxidoreductase subunit NuoG — MPDVNLTVDGKKLTAPAGTLLIEACKSVGIEVPSFCYYPGLSLQGACRMCLVEVEKMPKLQTACTTPVSEGMVVSTETEKIKQARKSMLELLLGNHPLDCPVCDAGGECELQDMTFKYGAAESKYMEAKNHKDEQQWSPVVFFDRPRCILCYRCVRVCGEGMDVWALGVQNRGASSVIAPNEGDHLNCEECGMCIDICPVGALTSGAYRYKTRPWEMNHVGTVCTHCGDGCLTTLGVRRSETGMEIVRGDNRDKSGINGDFLCVKGRYAFDFANSTERIRQPLVKKDGKLVPVKWEEAFELIASKFNAVLQSDGGKAIGVIGSNRTTNEENYILQKFARTVLKTNNIDHHRTADFPTFAAALAGKANATASMTDVFNAPAVLIIGNDPTEQHPLLAWQIRSNVRLHRAKVYVVNSAPIKLRRQATLFAQVPVGSEGSFVDYLGGKDAAADSLATPATSKDALAKLRDAIKAEKDLIVIFGSEVKGAAIKTLVDFGLPLGAKFICLGDYANSRGAADMGLYPDLLPGYHAINNKTPYHEEWLDEVPAEGGLNLLQMMDAAKSGVLKALWVVGSNPVARYDVDPFVLNAPFVVVQDMFLTETAAAADVVLPASNAYEKAGTFTNTTGDMQLLRKGGDTAGTRSDFDMIVQIADRMGYDVRRLVPFGGEAVRADLGQSRGAQSGEADRHGVWLSAHNLEAKVSPYDPMAILDEVQRLVPGYDVSRLNLIGGNPEHTQLVQITGAATPSHPELVLASNDTLFTSGTLGRYSETLNSVIERHDAPEPKEVPAD, encoded by the coding sequence ATGCCTGACGTAAATCTCACAGTAGACGGCAAGAAGCTCACCGCTCCGGCGGGGACGCTTCTTATTGAAGCCTGCAAATCGGTTGGCATCGAAGTCCCTTCGTTCTGTTACTACCCGGGACTCTCGCTCCAGGGCGCATGCCGCATGTGCCTTGTGGAAGTCGAGAAGATGCCGAAGCTGCAGACTGCCTGCACCACGCCTGTATCCGAAGGCATGGTGGTGAGCACCGAGACCGAAAAAATCAAGCAGGCGCGCAAATCGATGCTCGAACTGCTGCTCGGCAACCATCCGCTCGACTGCCCGGTGTGCGACGCCGGCGGCGAGTGCGAGTTGCAGGACATGACGTTCAAGTACGGCGCCGCCGAATCGAAATACATGGAGGCGAAGAACCACAAGGACGAGCAACAGTGGTCGCCCGTGGTCTTCTTCGATCGTCCGCGCTGCATTCTCTGCTACCGCTGCGTGCGGGTTTGCGGTGAGGGCATGGATGTGTGGGCGCTGGGCGTGCAGAACCGCGGCGCCAGTTCGGTAATTGCCCCGAATGAAGGCGACCACCTGAACTGCGAAGAGTGCGGCATGTGTATCGACATTTGCCCGGTCGGCGCGCTGACCTCAGGGGCGTATCGCTATAAGACGCGTCCGTGGGAGATGAACCACGTGGGCACCGTCTGCACGCATTGCGGCGACGGCTGCCTGACCACGCTCGGGGTTCGCCGCAGTGAAACCGGCATGGAAATTGTGCGCGGCGATAACCGCGACAAGAGCGGCATCAACGGCGACTTCCTCTGCGTGAAGGGCCGCTACGCGTTCGACTTTGCGAACAGCACTGAACGTATCCGCCAGCCGCTGGTAAAGAAAGACGGCAAGCTCGTTCCGGTGAAGTGGGAAGAGGCCTTCGAACTGATCGCCTCGAAGTTCAATGCCGTGTTGCAGAGCGACGGCGGCAAAGCCATCGGCGTGATTGGCTCGAACCGCACCACCAACGAAGAAAATTACATCCTGCAGAAGTTTGCGCGCACGGTGCTGAAGACCAACAACATCGATCATCACCGCACCGCCGATTTCCCTACCTTTGCCGCCGCCCTTGCAGGCAAGGCGAATGCGACGGCTTCCATGACCGACGTGTTCAACGCGCCAGCAGTGCTGATCATCGGGAACGATCCGACGGAGCAGCATCCGCTGCTGGCATGGCAGATCCGCAGCAACGTGCGGTTGCATCGCGCCAAGGTCTATGTGGTCAATTCGGCGCCAATCAAGCTGCGCCGCCAGGCGACGCTCTTCGCGCAAGTTCCCGTCGGCAGCGAAGGCAGCTTCGTGGATTACCTTGGGGGCAAAGATGCCGCGGCGGATTCCCTCGCGACACCGGCAACTTCGAAAGACGCGCTTGCTAAGCTGCGCGATGCGATCAAGGCCGAGAAAGACCTGATCGTCATCTTTGGCTCGGAAGTGAAGGGCGCGGCGATCAAGACCCTCGTGGACTTCGGTCTGCCGCTCGGCGCAAAGTTCATCTGCCTGGGCGATTACGCCAACTCGCGCGGCGCGGCCGATATGGGTCTCTATCCCGACCTGCTTCCGGGCTATCACGCCATCAACAACAAGACACCGTATCACGAAGAATGGCTCGATGAAGTTCCTGCCGAAGGCGGCTTGAACCTGCTGCAGATGATGGACGCTGCGAAATCCGGCGTGCTAAAGGCCCTCTGGGTCGTCGGTTCGAATCCAGTCGCGCGCTACGACGTGGATCCATTCGTGCTGAACGCGCCGTTTGTGGTGGTGCAGGACATGTTCCTGACCGAGACCGCAGCCGCAGCCGATGTGGTTCTGCCTGCCTCCAACGCGTACGAAAAAGCCGGAACGTTCACCAACACCACGGGCGACATGCAACTTCTGCGCAAGGGCGGCGACACCGCCGGCACGCGCAGCGACTTCGACATGATTGTGCAGATCGCCGACCGCATGGGTTACGACGTGCGCAGGCTGGTTCCGTTCGGCGGTGAAGCTGTCCGCGCTGACCTCGGCCAGAGCCGTGGCGCGCAATCGGGTGAAGCCGATCGTCACGGGGTGTGGCTCTCAGCGCACAACCTCGAGGCGAAGGTCAGCCCGTACGATCCGATGGCGATCCTCGACGAAGTCCAGCGACTGGTTCCCGGATATGACGTTTCACGCCTGAACCTGATTGGCGGAAATCCGGAGCACACGCAGTTGGTGCAGATTACGGGCGCAGCTACGCCGAGTCATCCCGAGTTGGTGCTGGCGTCGAACGACACTTTGTTTACTTCGGGCACGCTGGGACGATACTCGGAAACGCTGAACTCGGTGATCGAGCGCCATGATGCGCCGGAACCGAAGGAAGTACCTGCCGACTAG